From Parus major isolate Abel chromosome 1A, Parus_major1.1, whole genome shotgun sequence, the proteins below share one genomic window:
- the TOMM22 gene encoding mitochondrial import receptor subunit TOM22 homolog, producing the protein MAAAASLSPEELLPKGGAGKAEELEDELEEEEEDDEELDETLAERLWGLTEMFPESVRSAAGATFDLSLTVAQKMYRFSRAALWIGTTSFMILVLPVVFETEKLQMEQQQQLQQRQILLGPNTGLSGGMPGALPPLSGKI; encoded by the exons GGCGTCCCTGTCCCcggaggagctgctgcccaagGGCGGCGCGGGCAAGGCCGAGGAGCTGGAGGACGAGCtcgaggaggaggaagaggacgACGAGGAG CTGGACGAGACGCTGGCGGAGCGGCTGTGGGGACTCACGGAGATGTTCCCCGAGAGCGTCCGGTCGGCGGCCGGGGCTACGTTCGACCTGTCGCTGACGGTAGCGCAGAAGATGTACAG ATTCTCTAGGGCAGCTCTGTGGATTGGGACCACCTCTTTCATGATTCTGGTTCTTCCTGTCGtctttgaaactgaaaaactgcagatggagcaacagcagcagctgcagcagcgACAG atcCTCCTTGGACCCAACACAGGGCTCTCAGGGGGAATGCCAGGGGCCCTGCCTCCGCTATCTGGAAAAATCTAA